A window from Culex pipiens pallens isolate TS chromosome 3, TS_CPP_V2, whole genome shotgun sequence encodes these proteins:
- the LOC120422278 gene encoding venom carboxylesterase-6-like produces the protein MVIRKLYTPPVVTRNGHGATTPPIAAVPTVIADVKQELIVPEPVAVPFSAAPVEQPVVVEATPKKDDVIVTIKAGKLEGEKVSLPNGEQSYRFSGIPYAKPPVEELRFKPPVPLESFGVDLLDCKKERSNAFGVMYFEPGAAENASEDCLFLNVQTPCIETGKGLPVMVWIHGGGFNMGSGNSVAYCPEYLVQEGVVVVTFNYRLGPLGFMYFPAAGIHGNMGLKDQRCVLRWVQENIRNFGGDPSNVTLFGESAGGASVHLNYLADSSRQYFHKAICMSGVSYNPWVLQADGEGKARRLAALFGAESSDDQDVLRKLMEASAVDLFAKCQLVITDKEKLADMFFAFTPVVELETAEEPFLTQNFITLIMNPNLTSIPMMNGVTSSEGLLIAGTVESSIAEYRVNPTKLVPLEMLQFEDRVTEVADEIKAFFFGSDDISEERLQSLVDIVSDNMFVMAAYVAAELHARYQPKTPQFFYVASFEGELNKFRKLFSAPDHLSGVCHADETLYLFSSRMMDTNVEPGSRADRFRSTMCRMWTNFAKFGNPTPADGGVDFDWKPVPPVEDGGFTLVAADLNEESKMVENPFLERIQFWRELFGRHYGNYLVRDA, from the exons ATGGTAATTCGGAAGCTCTACACTCCTCCGGTTGTCACGCGGAACGGCCATGGCGCTACAACTCCTCCTATCGCTGCAGTTCCCACGGTCATCGCTGAT GTTAAGCAAGAGCTGATCGTGCCGGAACCAGTTGCGGTACCCTTTTCTGCTGCTCCAGTCGAGCAGCCTGTAGTTGTGGAAGCCACGCCCAAAAAAGATGACGTAATAGTCACGATCAAGGCTGGAAAGTTGGAGGGTGAGAAGGTGTCTCTTCCAAATGGAGAACAGAGCTACCGCTTTAGCGGCATTCCGTACGCTAAACCTCCGGTTGAGGAGTTAAGGTTTAAGCCACCGGTTCCACTGGAAAGCTTTGGGGTCGATCTGCTGGATTGTAAAAAGGAGCGAAGCAACGCCTTTGGAGTCATGTACTTTGAGCCGGGAGCTGCGGAGAATGCGTCGGAGGACTGTTTGTTCTTGAATGTTCAGACTCCTTGCATTGAGACGGGTAAAGGATTGCCGGTCATGGTTTGGATCCATGGAGGGGGATTTAACATGGGAAGTGGGAATAGCGTAGCTTACTGTCCGGAGTATTTGGTTCAAGAAGGGGTCGTGGTGGTTACATTCAACTATCGGCTGGGACCACTGGGATTCATGTACTTCCCAGCGGCGGGGATTCATGGCAACATGGGACTCAAGGATCAACGATGTGTTTTACGATGGGTGCAGGAGAACATCCGAAACTTTGGAGGAGATCCGAGCAATGTTACGCTATTTGGGGAAAGTGCCGGAGGTGCGTCGGTGCACTTGAACTACCTGGCCGATAGCTCAAGACAGTACTTCCACAAGGCGATTTGTATGTCCGGTGTTTCGTACAATCCGTGGGTTCTACAAGCTGACGGCGAAGGGAAAGCACGACGATTGGCGGCTTTGTTTGGAGCGGAATCCAGTGATGATCAGGATGTGCTCA GAAAGCTTATGGAAGCTTCTGCGGTTGACTTGTTCGCAAAGTGTCAACTTGTTATTACGGACAAGGAAAAGCTGGCGGATATGTTCTTTGCTTTTACACCAGTTGTTGAGCTTGAAACTGCAGAAGAACCATTCCTAACGCAGAATTTCATAACCTTGATAATGAATCCCAACCTGACGAGCATTCCAATGATGAACGGAGTCACTAGCAGTGAGGGACTTCTTATAGCCGGAACAGTGGAGAGCAGCATCGCAGAGTATAGAGTAAATCCCACCAAATTGGTTCCACTGGAAATGCTTCAGTTTGAGGACCGCGTCACAGAGGTGGCTGATGAAATTAAAGCCTTTTTCTTCGGATCCGATGATATCAGCGAAGAACGCTTGCAATCTTTGGTAGATATCGTTTCCGATAACATGTTCGTTATGGCCGCTTACGTCGCAGCTGAACTCCATGCTCGTTATCAGCCCAA GACACCCCAATTCTTTTACGTCGCCTCATTCGAGGGTGAGTTGAACAAGTTCAGGAAGCTGTTCTCCGCTCCGGACCACCTATCCGGAGTGTGTCACGCCGATGAGACACTCTACCTGTTCAGCTCGAGGATGATGGACACCAACGTTGAGCCGGGATCCAGAGCGGACCGCTTCCGGTCTACCATGTGTCGGATGTGGACCAATTTTGCCAAGTTTGGAAATCCAACGCCGGCCGATGGCGGCGTTGACTTTGACTGGAAACCGGTTCCGCCGGTTGAAGATGGAGGATTCACTCTGGTGGCTGCTGATTTGAATGAGGAGTCTAAGATGGTTGAAAATCCGTTCCTGGAGCGCATTCAGTTCTGGCGAGAGCTGTTCGGACGTCATTACGGAAACTATCTGGTGCGGGATGCATAG